AAAATGATTAGAAATGctgttccattttttttttatatatatatattttgacataaggagaagaaaaaaaaaaaagagtaaaagaAGGACTGATTCAACTTGTACAgtgtgattttatttattctctaAAAAGGGAAGGACAATTGCTGGCCTGTTCTTGTAATGGGGTAAAATTGCTTTTAGTTTGTTGTTAAAGGTTAGAGTGATTAAAGGTATATTATTAAcgtttaaaataattactttcATCTGTGCTTAAATTGCCTCCCTGCTTAAAATCTAAAGATGTGTCTGGCTTCTATTATTAATAGAGCTGCATGTTTTTAATGCACCTGTATGAAAGGAAGTTTAGAGCACACAATTTTTTTCCATAGAACAACCACTTCCTTACCACACTGGAAAAATTAGAGGGGTGGGTTTGGGTCATTTTTAACTTGACTCCATCAGGCACACTAAAAAGCatgctaatttaatttaatccaTCCAAAAACAGTGTAAAGTCTTCAGTTATGTAATAACTGTAACTTACGTAATAATGTTTTCACACTATTATTAACAATCCAGTTCCTCATTTCCTTAATCCTCCTCTCTctgtttaatattaaatatatatcacCAATGTTCTTATGTAAATGAAACATAATATCTTGTAGTTCCATTgatgttttaaaatttttacacaaattgaaaaaagaataacacatttctttcaaaattaacaaaaacctTCACCTAACGGTGTTAAATATGGAGCTGACCAAGATCCAGCTGGGGCCAAATTTACAGTATATGTAAATAGAATCATGAAACAACATTAAAAGAATTCcacatatgcaaaaaaaaaaaaaaacaaaaaaaacattaaatcacATTATATAGAATTTTTGAGAGCACTTGTCAACCATCAAACATAAAacctgacggagttgacaaaatttacattttttccacCTTAACCATGTGTTGTACACAATGGAgcaattttgtttgtttgtttttttccttagctaaatgcattataataaacATATCAAAAATGTCAAGATTTATCCCAGAACTATTTACAGAAACTAATACACTACCAGCTGTGACTGAAGAGACTTCAATATTgtctgtttaaaatataaaacaaatatagaaAACTTCCAGTACTGTGTGTCCAGCTGTGAGATCCACAATGAGCAGGAAACTGTAAGTGCTTCTCAGAGTTAAAGCTGTCCATGACACTGCCTGATTTATTCAGAATTATAAAAAATCCTGACAGAGTTGATGCAAAGTGAGGACACAACTTTGATATATTTGAAGATTTTATATTGTTTGATATCTTAAAGatctgactatatatatatatatatatatatatatatatatatatatatatatatatagtgaaacttgtatattacattcattcattacacacagactgatatatttcaaatgtttatttctttcaattttgatgattataactgacaactaaggaaaatcccaaattcagtatctcagaaaattagaatattgtgaaaagtattaaaaacacctggtgccacactctaatcagctaattaactcaaaacacctgcaaaggcctttaaatggtctctcagtctagttctgtaggctacacaatcatggggaagactgctgacttgacagttgtcccaaaagacgaccattgacaccttgcacaaggagggcaagacacaaaaggtcattgcaaaagaggctggctgttcacagagctctgtgtccaagcacattaatagagaggtgaagggaaggaaaagatgtggtagaaaaaaagtgtacaagcaatagggataaccgcaccctggagaggattgtgaaacaaaacccattcaaaaatgtgggggagattcacaaagagtggactgcagctggagtcagtgcttcaagaaccactacgcacagacgtatgcaagacatgggtttcagctgtcgcattccttgtgtcaagccactcttgaacaacagacagtgtcagaagagtctaaagacaaaaaggactggactgctgctgagtggtccaaagttatgttctctgatgaaagtaaattttgcatttcctttggaaatcagtgtcccagagtctggaggaagagaggagaggcacacaatccacgttgcttgaggtccagtgtaaagtttccacagtcagtgatggtttggggtgccatgtcatctgctggtgttggtctaTGAAAATCTATGgcgtattgtgaagaggaagatgcgatatgccagacccaacaatgccgaagagctgaaggccactatgggagcaacctgggctctcataacacctgagcagtgccacagactgatcgacagtaattcaggcaaaaggagccccaactaagtattaaGTGCtgtacatttgaaataaatcaactttttgatgatattctaattatatgaccagcacctgtgtgtgtgtgtgtgtatatatatatatatatatatatatatatatatatatatatatatatatatatatatatatatatatatatatatatatatataggacaGGTTAAATTACATGTGTTTCCAAGTATAGAGTGTGCTTTTAAAATAATACtgaagaaattatttaaaagtataagcaattaatgtttttaagtttattttgtttgtattctttcttttttaaaacataaataggGCTTTTGTGTTTAGGACATGTTTGGTCTCTTATCTCAAGAATCGGTGAACTGTTTGTTATAAGTCAGCAACACGTTCAAAATAACTTCGAAATGCTGttgcaattaataataataatgacttgTAAATAGTGCAATATTCTCTCATTATGCATTGCTATTCTTGTTATGATGGGGCTTATGAGCCGTTGCTTACACATTACATCTGTACTTTACTAGAAAGACCTCGCTAATTTCAGCAGCAACTCAGTGATTTGTTTCTATAAAACATCTCTCTGTTTTATATCAGAGCGCATTAAACTCCCAAGAAAAGGTGTTTAACAGTCAAGTGTTGGAAAATCGCTTCTGTCTAAATTGCTTAGCTGGGGAGTCGGACACAATGTTTCATTACCTTGGATCGGTGCCCAGGTGTGTTGGTTGATGATCACCAATCATAGACAGGTACTGATGGGGGGAGAAAAGGGTGAGGCAGACGTAGCGTTTCACGCAGAGGAGCAGCGCTCGAGCACACTGTCATCGCGGGCAACAACGTGGTTTCCTGTGTGGAAGCGAGCAGTTTGGACTAAGAATGTTGAAAGACGCTGACACGGTACGTCCTGTTATGTTTTTCTCGctgttttgtttaaaatcttttaaaacGTTTAACGTTAGTTTCAATTTAAATCGAACTACCAGTCGGTTTAATATCCACCATAGTGAGTTTATACCTCCTGTTACTGTTACTAACATAGCCTATACGTTCATCTGCTCAAatcttatttaaatgtttacatcAGTAACAACACAACGAATATAGGATCTCCACAGCATAAACAgctttttatttacttaaatcgatcatttcttcttcttatcttttttttttttttttttttacacatttagaTAACTTGTATTTTCCTTGAAACTATGCTTAACACATTGTATAGCTAATGTGTGAGTTTTCCTTCAAAATACAAAGTCAGTTCAGTTTCTAAACAACTTGTATagaactgaaagaaacttggTGTTTCTCAACCACGTGAAAAATGTAATCTAGTAGAAGGCAAGGGCTGTGTtcagactatatatatatatatatatatatatatatatgtatgtatatatgtatgtatatgtgtgtgtgtgtgtatatatgtaggcctatactgtttaataaaaacattaagtgAAGCATTAAGCAATATCCCtccataaatgtttaaaacagtacaaatacatgttaaattataatcttgaaaataaaagctttaTTTTGCTAATCTAGTTCATGTCATTTTTGTAAACATGCTTAATGTTTCAATTACAGATTTGGTGAAAATCATAGTTGATTGCATGTGGTTTATCTGTAGCCAAGTCAAGCGCATTCCTGAATATAGCCAAGGTTTTGAGATACAGCCGCAGTCAGTCTAATTTTATCTGCTTTATCAATTAAAAATTCAGGGCAAGGTTTGCTGTATACTACAAATACTGTAGAAATGGATCAGGGTGCAAGGCTGGAACATACATCACATGTTAGATCAAACAGAATCCTGAAGGATTATAATCCATCTAGacctggaaaaaaatatatataaatttgctTAAGGTGCACGCTTTCTCACAGGTGCTCTCTGTCCCTGAGCTCAATACGGTGTCCTTACGGGAGTGAAATGTACTTTATATTAGAGCCTGTGCTGTTTAATTGGTCACCTGAGACCAGATTTccaataaatttaaaaaagtatttatttttagatcCATATAAAAACTTAAGTCTGCTAATGTATGCAAACAATAAGTAATAAATTAGCTGTAATGTTGGGGTCAACAAAGCTCTAGCACCGGGAAATATACCATAACCAGAAAGCAGTttatgtgacatacctgggTTTCAGCAGATTTTTGGTTCAAAAAACGTACAAACTTTCAGGGTATGCAAGTAGCAATAGCAACTTACTCTCTAAACAtaacctgctccagagcagCTCATGTTCCAGGATTAGTTTGCTTAAGAGGTATTCAGATGTGTGTTATATAATTATTGAAgctatattaaaggtgccatagaattgaaaattgaatttaccttggcatagttgaataacaagagttcagtacatggaaatgacatgcagtgagtttcaaacaccattgtttcctccttcttatgtaaatttgatttgtttaaaagacctctgaagaacaggcgaatctcaacataacaccgactgttgtacgcccccaacttttgcatatacgagctcatgttcaaggcattagacaagccagtattaacgtctggatctgtgcacagctgaatcatcagactaggtaagcaaacaaggacaatagtgaaaaatggcagatggagcaataataactgacatgatccatgatattatgatatttttagtgatatttgtaaattgtctttctaaatgtttcgttagcatgttgctaatgtactattaaatgtggttaaagttaccatcgtttcttactgtattcatggagacaagagatgtcgttattttcatggggtattttgagctgaaacttcacagacgtgtgtgtgtgtatatatatatatatatatatatatatatatatatatatatatatatatatatatatatatatatatatatatatatatatatatatatatatatatatatatatatatatatatatatatatatatatatatatatatatatatatatatatatatatatatacaaagtgcatagcataaatgagtacaccgcctctgaacaaatacaaaactaatatgtattaaacatataataaaaactgagaaatatgtcattaatagccattaaataagtaaattagccaattttgtttaaattaaggattgcagaaatgagtacaccctagatttaattcaacaaatatataatatatatattttactctattcaatcatttgtaagtgtgaactcatgaaaaccattgccacaggtaatcagacatttatttgttaaagatttatttttggcgtctcatcgtagattcaaatctataaatcaaaatgtattgcatttatgaagaaaaagttgagcacctaaggctctatcgctatgctcaatggtgtacagtgtctttgggtggattaggattgtttgtgatttggtcttagtgactcaggagtcctcttgactactcctaacgtttcacagatttaggagcttgTTTTAAacactaaaatgctttgtgaaatactcatagagcaaaaatttaggactcctaaaactaggactgacacgcccattatttaagagtttctcctaaatcggcaagttaggagctactttagccttgagatgttttgtgaatgcGGCCCCTGATCTTTAATAGGGAATgttgctcaacttgtctctacAGAAACCCCCACAAGGCAGGCGCTCGAATGCAGGCAATGAGGAAAGAGTAACATCATCtctttcaagtttgtgtattaaattacacagtggtgtgggaattcatgacagcattgataaagcacaactccctcataccttcagcactcatacatccctatataagagctttactaccgctgaactttactgtgggaaccaggcacttctcactgtactcctcctctagcaacaccataacattttggacATTCTGTTAggtccaaaatgattgatttggtctcatgagaccagtggcctgttgcatgaagctagttgaacaaactcttgagtttcagagtaggtttggagttgacaaatccagATAAATCCAACCTGGTTTAGATCAGTATCTACTGTTGCACAACGCTCGGTATAAACTTTCTCTGTCTGTGTGACGCATGCGGCAAACAGCCAATTACATGGAACAAGGAGAACGTCAGTTTGATTCATTTCTCGCGAGTTCATGTCTCTTCTGAAGATTAAGAGATcgttaaaatgtgaaaaatgtaaaaaaaataaaaaataacgcATTTACAAAGCAGGAATAAACACTGATGCAGTGAAAGTTTGAGAAGATCAATGCATGTGAATCAAACAGTTTCACAAAGAGCTCAAATGAATACATGTAAGcttaatctgtttaaatgctttatatattatgcatgtattatatttattttaatttaaaagcaaagtttAATGTTGTCAATTAATATAATGTGCCTAATTATATGAATGTCATGAATAATTcataatttgaatttatttaatataaatataatgaataattaacaGCAATTGTTGACCAGTTTTGTctctaaaatgttttcactatAAACGGATTTAATTTGGAGCGAGAGATACAGGGGGAGTGGCTTTATTCCATCAGATACATGTCACTttactcacagctgattggtcgaGTTTGGGTTTGCGATCTCTAACTCAGAATaaaacctgctccagagcaggtTAGCCGTGTAGCGTAAGTTACCATAGCAATGAACCCCGCTAAAAACCAATCCACCTTCATAAACCAGAGTTTACTCAAACTAATCTTGAATTTACCTGGGTAGCAACTGAAACCGGCTATATGCAACAGGCCActgagtattgattcccagaatctatattttgtaaatatgggtttggaaatggctaactgactttattgtgctttggcgacagtaggtagttccagtgacaacaacaaccatgcatgtcatttctgcaggctgcatcttactctgtgagataaacagtcactcttttcatagcttttgctggctctgagacactggcttggtatttctcctgctctttgtctagcaaaaaaatccctcatcactaaatgaaagcttaaaatgaaggcctgattatttcaggggccttgtcacaagtccattgtttttgaatttgtgtgttacttttgctatattttcacacttaatacaatgatttggtaatcgtcatgtaccactgtcctcttttgtgctaagaaacgagtctcctgacagttctctcccaagtggttccattgttgtcagcattaagtctgagaatgattcagtggacTATATAACACATTTAATCATCAAGAAAtgacttctctttaaatgttttggttcaacatacttgcctgttgatcaaacattgccttaaacttacaccagaaaatttttgtactcatttttgctacacaacattttatcaccttgacaagaatatcttattttcctgaataattttgacatgcttctttggtaatttaTTAAGCAGAGGGGGTGTTTCAGAGGTGGTGTACTCaattatgctgtgcactgtgtgtgatatataatatatatcgtccccttggaattataaggttctatctgacatttttgtcaaaattgagttattctgtgacaacttatttacattatgtgatgtttcttttttcaagttgtGCACACATTTTGGTactttgttttctaaaaaaaaaaaaaaaaaaaaaaaaggttctatctACAAAGTCGCACTCTAATTTGGCtctataaggttctatctgcgtgagccaatcagcacttTGAATGCACACACGAGGACCAATCGGGATCAGCGTTCTGTCATGTCGGCGCAATAGCAGAAGCGATCGCTTAGAAATGCTAAATCGGTGAAGACTTTAACCTTTTAAGACTTTATAAGACTTTATACACTTTAACCCATAGTGTattacaagtggtaactaaatatattttttaaatacagagatagtatattaaaagcacattttattaaaaggcctatattagtgtgtgtgtgtgtgtgtgtgtgtgtgtatatatataatataatataatataaaggcctattttattgtcatttcaCACATGGATCTGCTTTTTACTCCTTTTTATAACAGGATGTTTTCTATGCTagaatttctataataaaatacatttgtgatcttattaaataattagttATAAAGATTACTTAttaaccctctactgcacacTACTTTTGATGTCACATGATAATTATTCCACATCATTTCTTGGttcatttgggaacattttatttatttataaaacttttttttgacCCCCTgccccaaaatattttttcgtcGCCCAACAATGGTACAGAATCATCATTTATCATAAGACGATGCTCAGAGAGCAATACAAAATCACAAATCTTCTTCAAAAATGTCAAGAAATCATTacgtaaaaagggaaaaacgcTTGAAACACACTGATATACTGGATTTGATACAGGCATAGGTTTGTATCAATGTAGTGTTCGTGTCATCATGTACTTCATGTAATGAGATTTCACTCCAAgaaaaacttcaaaaagcagttcTCCTCTGCTGTGAAACGGAGGTGTGCGTTACactttttgcacatcactttgggtgttcctgtGCACATCTTCCCTTCTTATCTCACACATTATTTGTCAGTGTGAGGTATTGTTCAAGACATCCTTGAAAAGTACCTCTTATCACACGagacaacaaaaagaaaaaaactgaatttctgaacatgcaaaacaaaaaaaaatcataaaatctgGCAAAAGActtctctacaccttcatacacgcacattttttttttttaatgtacagTTCATATCATATAATAATCTTGCCGCCTcctcacaccatgtgctcctgtaactgtgtcataaaagcaagtcccacctttaaatggtgcttgatagtgactcccacaccttactggaATGTTCTTTGATACATTTTTGACCATTGGTTACAATCATTTTAAGAGACATGTACTAAACTTTCCATTGCCTGAAGACAATGCTGTGCTGTAGAGGGTTAAATGAAAAGATTGAAAAAATGATTGCACAACCACCAAATAGGTGGCGATATGCACTAAGTAGGTTATGTAAatcgccattaaacaaaagaagacaACAGTAGAATGACACGCTTTTTCTTAGCATcggtttccatggtgaatcatcgATTCGTCGCTCGgttgagaatgtcttgtgtgttaaccgggaacatactctgggttggctgaaGTTACTCCCAGATGTGTTTTTGGAACGAGCATACCTCGAGTAAGtaaggtttgggttaatcaactgagagttcagggtatatgtgacGGTAATTTAATCTTGCTTTCTGGAATAATGAAAGTTTTAAGTGGGATTGTTTACCCAAAACaaagattctgtcatcatttactctttccaaacccatatgactcactttttttttatttatttttttctctgaaacacaaaagaaaatattttgaacacATTTGTGGTTtcttttgtccatacaatgaaagtcacaTTCAAAGTATCTTGTgtttctgcagaagaaagaaatacaggtttggaacaacatgagggtgagtaaatgatgacagaaattttcatttttgagtaaacTGTTGCTTTAACTTTCAGTAAGTTAGTATTTAAAGGGTTCCCTGACGGCAACATAGTGTTGGCCCAGATCCAGCCCACATCTGATCCGTGTGTAATCCACAtataccagatgtgggccagatctgggccacagtatgttgctgtctgggttagttcacccaaaaatgaaagttctgtcattaattactcaccctcaagtccttcgttcatcttcggaacacagattAAAATGACAATAACGAGTCGGCATTCtaatgtagaacctggaagcgctggacataaacaacatatgagaatgacgcagaagagaagatattgttgaataaagtcgttatttttgtgtagtttttgtgcacaaaaagtattcttgtcacttcataaaattaaggttgaaccactgcagtcacgtcgaccgttttaaaaatgtctttagtacctttctggacgttgaaagtgttgattatattgctgtctatggatgagtcacatacctctcagatttaatcaaaaatatcttaatttgtgttgcaaagataaacaaaggctcttacgggtgtggaacgacatgagggtgagtaagtaatgacagaattttcatttttgggtgaactaaccctttaagaaaagtTTATAGAGCCAATGATATTTCTCCCCACACAAACCACAGACACTTCAGAGACATGACAGTTTGGTCTTATTTTTAAGTGctgttcatatatttaaaaaaaaaaatgctgtcacATGAGGCTTCAGACTTTAAGTTAAACGAAACCCTTCTGCTTTTTGAATGTCATGTTTCTTTGAACTCACTAGCGTTATGGTTTCCTTGTGTCTGATAGGCTCACTGCTGAACTTGACATCAATGGGAATATAATCGAAGAAACTGAATTCGGAGGAAGATTCATGTAACGGATGTTTGTCATGCTCCCAAAAAGCAAGGTGTAGGATCAACTAACATTTGATCCAAggaagaacaaagaaacagagTGGTGCTTCAACGAAAGCACATTCTGTGTTGGGTGACTGCCCACCATTTCCTGTAGAGACCAACATCCTTTCTTGCTTCTCAACTGTTGCCTTCATTTAACCGAGCTGTTCTAAAATGAGAAAGACGTATACTAAATTCCTCATCTTAGCAGTAGCTAGCAGCCTTTGCTTAGTCATATTCTATTCCCAACTAAGGGATGTGGAACTCACACAAAGAGATTTGGCCAGAAACCCTTCGGTTACAACTGCCACTCCTAGAAAACCCACAACTCTAGTCATAAGCACCATAAAAAAGAAAGCCAAAAGTGTTATGCAAGTTGAACTTCCACCCCTTACTATTTCTGAGGATTTCAGAAAAGACATTCCCAAAAATGGTGCCTTCTGGAACCGGAAACTTCATTCTCTCCTCAGGCAGTTTGACTCGACAATGAACAAAACGCGCAAGGACCCACATGTCAAGTTTCACTGTCAATCTGAGAGTTTTGAGTTGCTACAAACCAACATTCAGGATATTCAGTCGTATCCTCCTCTTTACGGAGACTTCCTTAGAGGCATGGAGTGTCGAAACCCACCACTTCTTCATGATCAGCCTGGCAAGTGTGCGTCGGATCAAATTTTCCTTCTCTTTGCAATCAAATCCATCCCAAAGCACTTCGAGAGGCGCCAAGCAGTCCGAGAGACTTGGGGAAGGGAAGGGTCGTATGAAAACGGACTTCAGGTACGAACGGTCTTTCTGCTGGGTCGATCATCTGCGGATGATCCCACTCTCGACAAAATGGTTTCGTTTGAAGCTCAGCAGTTTCAAGACCTGCTCGTTTGGGATTTTCACGACACCTTTTACAACCTGACTCTCAAGGAGCATGTGTTCTTCAAGTGGATGATGGATCACTGTCCTCAGGTGTCTTTCGTTTTTAAGGGCGACGATGATGTTTTTGCCAACACTCAAGCGATACTGAATCATCTGAAGTCTCTGGAGCCCGAACAGGCCTTGTCGTTGTACACTGGGCAGGTCATTTCTGAGGCCACGCCGTTACGGGACCCTAAGATCAAATATTATGTTCCTCAGTCTTTCTATGAAGGTCCTTACCCTCCTTATGCTGGCGGCGGTGGATTCC
The Megalobrama amblycephala isolate DHTTF-2021 linkage group LG19, ASM1881202v1, whole genome shotgun sequence DNA segment above includes these coding regions:
- the b3gnt2l gene encoding N-acetyllactosaminide beta-1,3-N-acetylglucosaminyltransferase 2 yields the protein MRKTYTKFLILAVASSLCLVIFYSQLRDVELTQRDLARNPSVTTATPRKPTTLVISTIKKKAKSVMQVELPPLTISEDFRKDIPKNGAFWNRKLHSLLRQFDSTMNKTRKDPHVKFHCQSESFELLQTNIQDIQSYPPLYGDFLRGMECRNPPLLHDQPGKCASDQIFLLFAIKSIPKHFERRQAVRETWGREGSYENGLQVRTVFLLGRSSADDPTLDKMVSFEAQQFQDLLVWDFHDTFYNLTLKEHVFFKWMMDHCPQVSFVFKGDDDVFANTQAILNHLKSLEPEQALSLYTGQVISEATPLRDPKIKYYVPQSFYEGPYPPYAGGGGFLFSGNLLPSLHHVSFYIPFYPIDDVYTGMCFKAIGITPTKHDGFKTFDIREQDRENPCVHKDLLLVHQRNPQQTMRLWRNMHSSMLTC